In Syngnathus typhle isolate RoL2023-S1 ecotype Sweden linkage group LG14, RoL_Styp_1.0, whole genome shotgun sequence, one genomic interval encodes:
- the mob3a gene encoding MOB kinase activator 3A — MSTALKQVFNKDRTFRPKRKFEPGTQRFELHKKAQASLNAGLDLKQAVQLPHGEDLNDWVAVHVVDFFNRINLIYGTISDSCTDQTCPVMSGGPKYEYRWQDEHKYKRPTALSAPKYMSLLMDWIEVQINNENIFPTNVGTPFPKTFMQVAKKILSRLFRVFVHVYIHHFDRVSQMGAEAHVNTCYKHFYYFVTEFNLTDHKELEPLKEMTSRMCH, encoded by the exons ATGTCCACGGCCCTGAAGCAAGTTTTCAACAAAGACAGGACATTCCGGCCCAAGCGCAAGTTTGAACCCGGCACGCAGCGTTTTGAGCTTCACAAGAAGGCCCAGGCCTCTCTGAACGCCGGCTTGGACCTGAAGCAGGCCGTGCAGCTCCCGCACGGGGAGGACCTCAACGACTGGGTCGCGGTCCACGTGGTCGACTTCTTCAACCGCATCAACCTCATCTACGGCACCATCAGCGACTCGTGCACCGATCAGACCTGTCCCGTCATGTCGGGCGGGCCCAAGTACGAATATCGCTGGCAGGACGAGCACAAGTACAAGAGGCCCACCGCGCTTTCGGCCCCCAAATACATGAGCCTGCTCATGGACTGGATCGAGGTGCAGATAAACAATGAAAACATCTTCCCCACCAATGTCG GTACTCCATTCCCTAAGACCTTCATGCAAGTGGCGAAGAAGATTTTATCCCGCCTCTTCCGGGTGTTTGTCCACGTCTACATTCACCACTTTGACCGCGTGAGCCAGATGGGGGCCGAGGCTCACGTCAATACCTGCTACAAGCATTTCTATTACTTTGTCACAGAGTTCAACCTCACGGACCACAAAGAGCTGGAGCCTCTG AAAGAGATGACCTCTCGGATGTGCCACTGA
- the mknk2b gene encoding MAP kinase-interacting serine/threonine-protein kinase 2b: MVQNKITEVTGFHRSFKGQNPFATDGFTQNGSHLIDSSFDFDSSSRHDIPSSQPIDIPDAKKRNKKKKRCRATDSFSGRFEDVYRLQDEVLGEGAYARVQTCINLITNKEYAVKIIEKIPGHSRSRVFREVEMLYQCQGHSNILELVEFFEEEDKFYLVFEKLRGGSILAHIHKRQHFSEQEARVVVQDIASALDFLHNKGMAHRDLKPENILCESADKISPVKICDFDLGSGIKLNSDSSPISTPELLTPCGSAEYMAPEVVEAFSEEATIYDKRCDLWSLGVILYIMLSGYPPFVGHCGGDCGWELGEPCHRCQNTLFESIQEGKYEFPDKEWAHITSSAKDLISRLLVRDAKNRLSASQVLQHPWVQGGASDNLPTPVFHQRNSNARDLTFFADKAMAVNRQLAERDGMEEQNQLETPFVVTAAGGSSVRLSPPSNSQLARRRQRGSQPKSGAVSAAELRQLLAPLVIVGDCA; the protein is encoded by the exons atggtgcaaaataaaatcaccGAAGTCACTGGATTCCATCGCTCTTTTAAG GGCCAAAATCCTTTTGCGACCGATGGCTTCACCCAAAATGGATCTCATCTTATTGATTCATCATTTGATTTTGATTCCTCCTCAAGGCATG ACATACCTTCCAGCCAGCCCATAGACATCCCAGATGCCAAGAAGaggaacaagaagaagaagcgttGCAGGGCAACAGACAGTTTCTCTGGACGATTTGAAG ATGTGTACAGACTGCAGGATGAAGTACTCGGAGAGGGTGCCTATGCCAGGGTGCAAACGTGCATCAACCTTATCACCAACAAAGAGTATGCTGTCAAG ATAATTGAAAAAATCCCCGGCCACAGCCGCAGCCGAGTCTTTCGCGAGGTCGAAATGCTCTACCAGTGCCAGGGCCACAG TAACATCCTGGAATTGGTGGAGTTCTTTGAGGAGGAAGACAAGTTCTATCTGGTGTTTGAAAAGCTCCGAGGAG GGTCCATTTTGGCACACATTCACAAAAGGCAGCACTTCAGTGAGCAGGAAGCCAGAGTTGTTGTGCAGGACATTGCTAGTGCGTTGGACTTCCTCCATAACAAAG GAATGGCACACAGAGACCTCAAACCCGAAAACATCCTCTGTGAAAGTGCAGACAAG ATTTCCCCAGTCAAGATTTGTGACTTCGACCTGGGCAGCGGAATCAAACTGAACAGTGACAGCTCACCCATCTCCACTCCTGAGCTCCTCACGCCT tgCGGGTCGGCAGAGTACATGGCGCCCGAGGTGGTGGAGGCCTTCAGCGAGGAGGCGACTATTTATGACAAACGTTGTGACCTCTGGAGCCTGGGAGTTATCTTGTACATCATGCTGAGTGGTTATCCACCCTTTGTGGGCCACTGCGGGGGTGACTGTGGTTGGGAATTGGGTGAACCCTGCCACAGATGCCAG AACACCCTGTTTGAAAGTATTCAGGAAGGAAAGTATGAGTTTCCTGACAAAGAATGGGCTCATATCACCTCAAGTGCCAAAGACCTTATTTCCAGACTACTGGTTCGGGATGCCAAAAATCGCCTTAGCGCTAGCCAGGTGCTGCAGCACCCCTGGGTGCAGGGG GGCGCGTCTGACAATTTGCCTACTCCAGTTTTTCACCAGAG AAACAGCAATGCGAGGGATCTGACCTTCTTTGCGGACAAGGCCATGGCTGTGAATCGGCAGCTGGCCGAACGGGACGGCATGGAGGAGCAGAATCAGCTGGAGACCCCCTTTGTGGTCACCGCTGCCGGTGGCTCTTCCGTGCGCCTCTCTCCTCCTTCCAACTCGCAGCTGGCCAGGCGAAGGCAGCGCGGCAGCCAGCCCAAGAGCGGCGCCGTTTCCGCCGCCGAGCTGCGTCAGCTCTTGGCCCCTCTTGTTATTGTGGGGGACTGTGCCTAA
- the rexo1 gene encoding RNA exonuclease 1 homolog, whose translation MLRSTGFFRGLDCPFYAEYVEGSGNGCNRPYCHFRHSQQRRQSYECAAVETNKTHAAQKDQGYDPFKPEVVRPQEHRNGTLPRSSDLTGALEMVNKAIEEARNEVEREKKKLCRIGDEPYNPSGRTSAASSEGVKGQTAATHLAYDPDNHLMTSGGYNPSPGSSKYTLDSGGRGSNSNSMEYVPALVKKAPSRAHAQRVPSPPPSPRYSGKTSSSTCKYTLDTSKPSTDMEYDPLSNYTAGIAAKRKSDGAVCNISTKGRKAQRLRGSDDAVLPSVSKAQRQSVDTNKYTISDSDAESSGTEYRPTSLSSLQQRKVNSVTKVGDNVGKERKEVAKGGLEAPRNKEHLEKLGPEKKKIRMEKSETAKVNRTFLVKKSSKDKGKESLKKCEKKDQTKKSHGEKKDTVKVKTPDKDHKRSHEKIPSKTNPSKRDKEMENRAKGSGKSKEQSKQKERKHKNGQLQATKRDKDGRNLSRSSSSTTSAKSKATSAFSKEKTKHGAAKSPKERTLSHADLFGDESAEEAEPMGPDGDESEEAPPVRKSADALKRGQLTMRKAFELTLSFSEDEDDGAPEGSGADPDAAIDLTLLDDFDFDSDPMEECLRIFNESKDVKKEDKGRQAKQPSRDLEEDPTESTLTTLFPGQKKRVSHFTAKPNTDAPSKNVVRPHRRPTAQEVCYQRLQLAQQQAAQLAASVKPQSTPSSGSSGEKKRIAHRPNPLTISSKATSSQDAKAAGSLPVKSQTTAGILSKTTSTVAQKRVAHTPTLKSSSMKRPIIPVDFGAKVPNIIRQRYLNNFIDECIKFCPSEDVAFQMGLDEEKLVYDRSNSKKIYVNLAVNTLKKLRNSSSSSRSSPAIKEVALPPSRKAQSHQEVLGGRLAATTSFTVNRMGRQLEEKLHGASFYRKLKAYLMTEEQLQEHGYPRLNPNATGKAVIYNLPEKKAVTDPFTKICCRCGAEYQVNVKGNCIRREECAFHWGRLRRQKAAGGWETMYSCCSGAVGSPGCQTAQQHVQDGRKESLDGFVTTFSKALPGDGNGGVFALDCEMCYTKQGLELTRVTVINSDLKVLYDTFVKPESKVVDFNTRFSGVTAEDLDGATITLRDVQAVLLSMFSAESILVGHSLESDLLALKLIHSSVVDTAIVFPHRLGLPYKRALRNLMADYLKRIIQDSVEGHDSSEDAAACMELMMWRLKEDAKVKR comes from the exons ATGCTGAGATCAACCGGCTTCTTCCGTGGGCTCGACTGTCCGTTTTACGCCGAATACGTTGAAGGCAGCGGCAATGGGTGCAACAGACCCTACTGTCACTTCAGGCACAGCCAGCAAAGACGGCAGAGCTACGAGTGCGCTGCTGTCGAAACTAATAAGACCCACGCCGCCCAAAAAG ACCAAGGTTATGACCCCTTCAAACCTGAAGTTGTGCGACCTCAAGAGCATCGGAATGGAACTTTGCCTCGGTCGAGCGACCTCACCGGCGCTCTGGAGATGGTCAACAAGGCCATCGAGGAGGCCCGCAATGAAGTGGAGAGGGAGAAGAAGAAACTCTGTCGGATTGGGGACGAACCATATAATCCCAGTGGAAGGACAAGCGCAGCTTCCTCCGAAGGCGTTAAAGGTCAGACGGCAGCTACACACTTGGCCTACGATCCCGACAATCATCTCATGACGTCAGGAGGGTACAACCCCAGCCCTGGGAGCAGCAAGTACACTCTGGATTCGGGCGGTCGAGGAAGCAATAGCAACTCCATGGAGTATGTTCCCGCTTTGGTCAAAAAGGCTCCGTCTCGGGCACACGCCCAGAGAGTCCCCTCTCCGCCCCCAAGTCCACGATACTCCGGCAAGACATCTTCCTCAACTTGTAAATACACCCTGGATACTTCGAAGCCATCTACGGACATGGAATACGACCCGCTCTCCAACTACACGGCAGGGATCGCAGCAAAGCGTAAGAGTGACGGCGCCGTGTGCAATATTAGCACCAAGGGCAGAAAGGCACAAAGACTCCGCGGGTCCGATGACGCCGTTTTGCCGTCGGTGAGCAAAGCGCAGCGACAGAGCGTCGACACCAACAAGTACACCATCTCCGACTCTGACGCCGAGAGCTCCGGAACCGAGTACCGACCGACTTCGCTGAGTAGTCTTCAGCAGAGAAAAGTCAACAGCGTGACAAAAGTTGGAGACAACGTGGGCAAGGAGAGGAAAGAGGTGGCTAAAGGTGGCCTAGAAGCACCGAGGAATAAGGAGCACTTGGAGAAGTTAGGCCCAGAGAAGAAGAAGATCAGAATGGAGAAATCCGAGACGGCAAAAGTGAACCGAACATTTCTTGTCAAAAAAAGTAGCAAGGATAAGGGCAAAGAGTCTCTGAAGAAATGTGAGAAAAAAGACCAGACAAAAAAGAGTCACGGTGAGAAGAAGGACACTGTGAAAGTCAAGACTCCTGATAAAGACCACAAAAGAAGCCATGAGAAGATCCCTTCAAAAACAAACCCCAGCAAACGAGATAAGGAGATGGAAAACCGCGCAAAGGGAAGCGGCAAGAGCAAAGAGCAAAGCAAGCAGAAGGAAAGGAAACATAAAAACGGCCAACTCCAGGCCACCAAAAGAGACAAGGATGGAAGGAATCTGAGCAGAAGCAGCTCCTCTACCACCAGCGCAAAGAGCAAAGCCACTTCGGCCTTCAGCAAAGAGAAAACGAAACACGGCGCCGCTAAAAGCCCCAAAGAAAGAACTCTGAGTCACGCGGATCTTTTTGGCGACGAGAGCGCAGAGGAGGCCGAACCGATGGGACCGGACGGCGACGAGTCGGAAGAAGCGCCGCCCGTGAGGAAATCTGCCGACGCTTTGAAGAGGGGCCAACTCACCATGAGGAAAGCCTTCGAGCTGACTCTGTCTTTCTCCGAGGACGAGGACGACGGAGCCCCGGAAGGGAGCGGCGCCGACCCGGACGCGGCCATCGACTTGACGCTTTTagatgactttgactttgactcggATCCTATGGAAGAGTGTTTGCGCATCTTCAACGAATCCAAGGACGTCAAGAAGGAAGACAAGGGAAGGCAAGCCAAGCAG ccaTCCAGAGATTTGGAGGAGGACCCCACTGAGAGCACTTTAACCACTCTCTTCCCTGGTCAGAAGAAGAGAGTCTCACACTTTACTGCCAAACCAAAT aCGGATGCACCTTCAAAGAACGTGGTCCGGCCACATAGGAGACCCACGGCTCAGGAGGTTTGCTATCAGCGCTTGCAGTTGGCGCAGCAGCAAGCTGCTCAGCTTGCCGCTTCGGTCAAACCACAAAGCACACCCAGCAGCGGCTCCTCGGGAGAGAAGAAGAGGATCGCGCATCGTCCCAACCCCTTGACAATATCCTCCAAGGCCACAA GTTCTCAAGATGCCAAAGCGGCTGGTAGCCTGCCGGTGAAGAGCCAAACCACAGCCGGTATCTTGTCAAAGACCACGTCCACCGTTGCACAAAAACGAGTGGCTCACACACCCACCCTCAAG AGTTCTTCTATGAAGCGTCCCATCATCCCCGTTGATTTTGGGGCCAAAGTCCCCAACATTATTCGCCAGCGCTACCTCAATAATTTCATCGACGAGTGTATCAAATTTTGCCCGTCGGAGGATGTCGCTTTCCAGATG gGCCTTGACGAGGAAAAGCTAGTCTATGACCGCAGCAACAGCAAGAAGATCTACGTCAATCTAGCGGTCAACACGCTAAAGAAGCTCcgtaacagcagcagcagctctcgCTCCTCGCCTGCCATCA AGGAGGTGGCTTTACCTCCTTCGAGGAAAGCCCAGTCTCATCAGGAAGTTCTGGGAGGTCGTCTCGCAGCGACCACCAGTTTCACTGTCAATAGGATGGGTAGACAGCTCGAGGAGAAGCTCCACG GAGCGTCGTTTTACAGGAAGCTGAAGGCATATTTGATGACAGAGGAACAGCTGCAGGAGCACGGATACCCTCGATTGAACCCCAACGCAACAGGGAAGGCCGTTATATACAACCTCCCAGAGAAGAAGGCCGTCACGGACC CGTTCACCAAGATATGCTGCAGATGCGGTGCAGAGTACCAAGTCAACGTCAAGGGTAACTGCATTCGTCGGGAAGAGTGCGCTTTTCACTGGGGACGTTTGCGCAGGCAGAAAG CGGCCGGAGGCTGGGAGACCATGTACAGCTGCTGCTCCGGGGCCGTGGGCTCGCCAGGCTGCCAAACGGCCCAG CAACACGTTCAAGACGGGCGCAAGGAGTCGTTGGATGGCTTTGTGACCACGTTCAGCAAAGCTCTCCCAGGAGATGGCAACGGAGGAGTGTTTGCCTTGGATTGTGAAATG TGTTACACAAAGCAAGGCCTGGAGCTGACCAGGGTCACGGTCATAAACTCCGACTTAAAAGTCCTCTACGACACATTTGTCAAACCTGAGAGCAAAGTGGTTGACTTTAACACACG atTTTCCGGCGTGACGGCCGAGGACTTGGATGGTGCCACCATCACCTTGAGAGATGTTCAGGCTGTGCTGCTCAGTATGTTCAGCGCCGAGTCCATCCTGGTGGGACACAGCCTGGAGAGTGACCTCCTGGCTCTCAAG CTGATTCACAGTTCAGTGGTAGACACAGCCATCGTGTTTCCTCACCGACTTGGTTTACCCTACAAACGTGCCTTGAGGAACCTGATGGCCGACTACCTCAAACGCATCATCCAGGACAGCG TGGAAGGCCACGACTCGAGCGAAGATGCCGCCGCCTGCATGGAACTGATGATGTGGAGGCTGAAGGAGGACGCAAAAGTCAAGAGATGA
- the zgc:101100 gene encoding diencephalon/mesencephalon homeobox protein 1-B: MVEGSPAKCLLNSAGRQCSQAAETNRELLHWGYTLGPHRELLERQDYHRSMFPLHGVNAAMLLELHQQMAPQYSSVYPVASPAARTLSVAERLAELILEARYGNQQKQRRSRTAFTVSQLRALEKAFEQSQYPDVSMRERLAVCINLPEARIQVWFKNRRAKYRKGQRCVDKSTEAALHDSKLGEEGDRQDTDTLPSERNSAMGRCLPPTPVLDKKNDVCSRTDCHLISRYPMRLPSPPLLSFIPAQSYGHQACQPLFGMLSTELVAPPEFWPFIQQQQQSSGLGAPPSTMTKNCSLSFQTACSNKPVLYSNIDL; the protein is encoded by the exons ATGGTTGAAGGGAGCCCGGCTAAATGCTTGTTAAATAGCGCAGGCCGACAATGCTCGCAAGCAGCTGAGACCAACCGGGAGCTCCTGCACTGGGGATATACGCTTGGACCGCACCGAGAACTTCTAGAAAGACAGGATTACCATCGCAG CATGTTCCCCTTGCATGGCGTCAACGCAGCAATGCTGCTGGAGCTCCACCAGCAGATGGCGCCACAGTACAGCAGCGTCTACCCCGTGGCCAGCCCCGCGGCGCGCACCCTGTCGGTGGCCGAGAGACTTGCAG AACTTATACTGGAGGCACGCTATGGGAACCAGCAGAAGCAGCGCCGCAGCCGCACGGCCTTCACCGTGTCCCAGCTGCGGGCTCTGGAGAAAGCTTTTGAGCAAAGCCAGTACCCTGATGTCAGCATGAGAGAGAGGCTGGCGGTTTGCATCAACTTGCCCGAGGCTCGCATTCAG GTGTGGTTTAAAAACAGGAGAGCAAAATATCGCAAAGGCCAAAGGTGCGTGGACAAAAGTACAGAGGCGGCATTACACGACAGCAAGCTGGGAGAGGAGGGGGACAGGCAAGACACGGACACATTACCTTCTGAAAGAAACAGCGCGATGGGCCGATGTCTGCCTCCCACTCCCGtgttggataaaaaaaatgatgtttgcTCCAGGACAGATTGTCATCTCATCTCCAGGTACCCCATGCGACTTCCCTCCCCTCCACTTTTGTCTTTCATCCCAGCCCAGAGTTACGGCCATCAAGCTTGCCAGCCGCTTTTTGGGATGCTCTCCACAGAGCTTGTTGCCCCTCCGGAGTTCTGGCCGTTtatacagcagcagcagcagagctcGGGCCTGGGGGCTCCTCCATCAACCATGACGAAAAACTGCAGCCTCTCCTTTCAGACTGCTTGTTCCAATAAACCTGTGCTATATTCGAACATCGACTTATGA